In Rattus norvegicus strain BN/NHsdMcwi chromosome 1, GRCr8, whole genome shotgun sequence, a genomic segment contains:
- the Zp1 gene encoding zona pellucida sperm-binding protein 1 precursor (The RefSeq protein has 1 substitution compared to this genomic sequence), with translation MAWGCFVVLLLLVAAPLRLGQHLHLKPGFQYSYDCGVQGMQLLVFPRPNQTIQFKVLDEFGNRFEVNNCSICYHWVISEAQKPAVFSADYKGCHVLEKQDGRFHLRVFIQAVLPNGRVDTAQDVTLICPKPDHILTPESYLAPPTTPQPFIPHTFALHPISGHTLAGSGHTGLTTLYPETHPTPAPPSSEPGPVGPTVPQSQWGTLGSWELTELDSIGTHLLQERCQVASGHIPCMVKGSSEEACQQAGCCYDNTKEMPCYYGNTVTLQCFRSGYFTLVMSQETALTHGVMLDNVHLAYAPNGCPPTQKTSAFVVFHVPLTLCGTAIQVVGKQLVYENQLVSNIEVQTGPQGSITRDGVFRLHVRCIFNASDFLPIRASIFSPQPPAPVTRSGPLRLELRIATDKTFSSYYQGSDYPLVRLLQEPVYIEVRLLQRTDPGLALMLHQCWATPSASPFEQPQWPILSDGCPFKGDNYRTQMVAADRATLPFWSHYQRFTIATFTLLDSSSQNALRGQVYFFCSASACHPVGSETCSTTCDSEIARHRRSSGHHNSTIRALDIVSSPGAVGFEDAPKLEPSGSTRNSGSRPLLWVLQLLALTLVLGDGVLVGLSWAWAWA, from the exons ATGGCCTGGGGTTGTTTTGTGGTCCTGCTTCTGCTGGTGGCAGCTCCCCTGAGATTGGGTCAGCATCTGCATCTCAAGCCTGGCTTTCAATACAGCTATGACTGTGGGGTACAGGGCATGCAGCTGCTGGTGTTCCCCAGGCCAAACCAGACTATCCAATTCAAGGTGCTGG ATGAATTTGGGAACCGGTTTGAGGTGAATAACTGCTCTATCTGCTACCACTGGGTGATCAGTGAGGCCCAGAAGCCCGCAGTGTTCTCAGCTGATTACAAAGGTTGCCACGTGCTGGAGAAG CAGGATGGGCGTTTCCACCTGAGGGTGTTCATACAAGCTGTACTACCCAATGGCCGTGTGGATACAGCACAAGATGTCACTCTGATCTGTCCCAAACCAGACCACATCTTGACTCCAGAGTCCTACCTGGCACCACCCACCACACCTCAGCCTTTTATACCTCATACTTTTGCCCTTCACCCCATCTCTGGCCACACCTTGGCTGGGTCTGGCCACACTGGTCTCACTACATTGTACCCAGAGACCCATCCAACTCCCGCTCCACCATCCTCAGAACCTGGACCTGTTGGACTCACCGTGCCTCAGTCCCAGTGGGGCACCTTGGGGTCCTGGGAATTGACTGAGCTTGATTCTATAG GTACCCATCTGCTCCAGGAGCGGTGTCAGGTAGCCTCTGGGCACATCCCCTGCATGGTAAAAGGTAGTTCCGAGGAAGCCTGTCAGCAGGCTGGCTGCTGCTATGACAATACCAAAGAAATGCCCTGTTACTATGGCAACACAG TCACTCTCCAGTGTTTCAGAAGTGGCTACTTTACCTTGGTCATGTCGCAAGAAACAGCCTTGACACACGGGGTCATGCTGGACAATGTCCACCTAGCCTATGCCCCCAACGGATGCCCCCCTACCCAGAAGACAAGTGCTTTTGTGGTTTTCCATGTCCCTCTCACCCTCTGTGGAACAGCAATCCAG GTGGTTGGTAAGCAGCTCGTCTATGAGAACCAGCTGGTGTCTAACATAGAGGTCCAAACGGGACCGCAGGGTTCCATCACTCGGGATGGTGTCTTCCG GCTTCATGTTCGCTGTATCTTCAATGCTAGTGATTTCCTGCCCATCCGGGCATCTATCTTCTCACCACAACCACCTGCCCCTGTGACCCGGTCTGGACCCCTGAGGCTGGAGCTGAGGATTGCCACGG ATAAGACTTTCAGCTCCTACTACCAGGGGAGTGACTATCCCCTTGTGAGACTGCTCCAGGAACCAGTTTACATAGAGGTCCGTCTCCTGCAGAGAACTGATCCTGGTCTGGCTCTCATGCTTCATCAGTGCTGGGCCACACCCTCTGCCAGCCCCTTTGAGCAGCCCCAATGGCCCATTCTGTCAGATGG GTGTCCTTTCAAGGGTGACAACTACAGAACACAAATGGTGGCTGCAGACAGGGCAACGCTGCCCTTCTGGTCTCACTATCAGCGCTTCACCATTGCCACCTTCACTCTCCTTGACTCCAGCTCCCAGAATGCCCTTCGGGGACAG GTCTATTTCTTCTGTAGTGCCTCTGCCTGCCACCCTGTGGGGTCCGAGACGTGCTCTACCACATGTGATTCTGAGATAGCAA GGCATCGACGATCCTCTGGTCACCACAATAGCACTATCCGGGCCCTGGACATTGTGAGCTCTCCAGGAGCAGTGGGCTTTGAGGATGCTCCTAAACTGGAGCCTTCAG GTTCCACCAGGAACTCCGGTTCAAGACCCTTACTCTGGGTGCTCCAACTGCTGGCCCTCACCCTAGTCCTGGGGGATGGTGTCTTGGTGGGTCTGagctgggcctgggcctgggcctag
- the Zp1 gene encoding zona pellucida sperm-binding protein 1 isoform X1, which translates to MAWGCFVVLLLLVAAPLRLGQHLHLKPGFQYSYDCGVQGMQLLVFPRPNQTIQFKVLDEFGNRFEVNNCSICYHWVISEAQKPAVFSADYKGCHVLEKDGRFHLRVFIQAVLPNGRVDTAQDVTLICPKPDHILTPESYLAPPTTPQPFIPHTFALHPISGHTLAGSGHTGLTTLYPETHPTPAPPSSEPGPVGLTVPQSQWGTLGSWELTELDSIGTHLLQERCQVASGHIPCMVKGSSEEACQQAGCCYDNTKEMPCYYGNTVTLQCFRSGYFTLVMSQETALTHGVMLDNVHLAYAPNGCPPTQKTSAFVVFHVPLTLCGTAIQVVGKQLVYENQLVSNIEVQTGPQGSITRDGVFRLHVRCIFNASDFLPIRASIFSPQPPAPVTRSGPLRLELRIATDKTFSSYYQGSDYPLVRLLQEPVYIEVRLLQRTDPGLALMLHQCWATPSASPFEQPQWPILSDGCPFKGDNYRTQMVAADRATLPFWSHYQRFTIATFTLLDSSSQNALRGQVYFFCSASACHPVGSETCSTTCDSEIARHRRSSGHHNSTIRALDIVSSPGAVGFEDAPKLEPSGSTRNSGSRPLLWVLQLLALTLVLGDGVLVGLSWAWAWA; encoded by the exons ATGGCCTGGGGTTGTTTTGTGGTCCTGCTTCTGCTGGTGGCAGCTCCCCTGAGATTGGGTCAGCATCTGCATCTCAAGCCTGGCTTTCAATACAGCTATGACTGTGGGGTACAGGGCATGCAGCTGCTGGTGTTCCCCAGGCCAAACCAGACTATCCAATTCAAGGTGCTGG ATGAATTTGGGAACCGGTTTGAGGTGAATAACTGCTCTATCTGCTACCACTGGGTGATCAGTGAGGCCCAGAAGCCCGCAGTGTTCTCAGCTGATTACAAAGGTTGCCACGTGCTGGAGAAG GATGGGCGTTTCCACCTGAGGGTGTTCATACAAGCTGTACTACCCAATGGCCGTGTGGATACAGCACAAGATGTCACTCTGATCTGTCCCAAACCAGACCACATCTTGACTCCAGAGTCCTACCTGGCACCACCCACCACACCTCAGCCTTTTATACCTCATACTTTTGCCCTTCACCCCATCTCTGGCCACACCTTGGCTGGGTCTGGCCACACTGGTCTCACTACATTGTACCCAGAGACCCATCCAACTCCCGCTCCACCATCCTCAGAACCTGGACCTGTTGGACTCACCGTGCCTCAGTCCCAGTGGGGCACCTTGGGGTCCTGGGAATTGACTGAGCTTGATTCTATAG GTACCCATCTGCTCCAGGAGCGGTGTCAGGTAGCCTCTGGGCACATCCCCTGCATGGTAAAAGGTAGTTCCGAGGAAGCCTGTCAGCAGGCTGGCTGCTGCTATGACAATACCAAAGAAATGCCCTGTTACTATGGCAACACAG TCACTCTCCAGTGTTTCAGAAGTGGCTACTTTACCTTGGTCATGTCGCAAGAAACAGCCTTGACACACGGGGTCATGCTGGACAATGTCCACCTAGCCTATGCCCCCAACGGATGCCCCCCTACCCAGAAGACAAGTGCTTTTGTGGTTTTCCATGTCCCTCTCACCCTCTGTGGAACAGCAATCCAG GTGGTTGGTAAGCAGCTCGTCTATGAGAACCAGCTGGTGTCTAACATAGAGGTCCAAACGGGACCGCAGGGTTCCATCACTCGGGATGGTGTCTTCCG GCTTCATGTTCGCTGTATCTTCAATGCTAGTGATTTCCTGCCCATCCGGGCATCTATCTTCTCACCACAACCACCTGCCCCTGTGACCCGGTCTGGACCCCTGAGGCTGGAGCTGAGGATTGCCACGG ATAAGACTTTCAGCTCCTACTACCAGGGGAGTGACTATCCCCTTGTGAGACTGCTCCAGGAACCAGTTTACATAGAGGTCCGTCTCCTGCAGAGAACTGATCCTGGTCTGGCTCTCATGCTTCATCAGTGCTGGGCCACACCCTCTGCCAGCCCCTTTGAGCAGCCCCAATGGCCCATTCTGTCAGATGG GTGTCCTTTCAAGGGTGACAACTACAGAACACAAATGGTGGCTGCAGACAGGGCAACGCTGCCCTTCTGGTCTCACTATCAGCGCTTCACCATTGCCACCTTCACTCTCCTTGACTCCAGCTCCCAGAATGCCCTTCGGGGACAG GTCTATTTCTTCTGTAGTGCCTCTGCCTGCCACCCTGTGGGGTCCGAGACGTGCTCTACCACATGTGATTCTGAGATAGCAA GGCATCGACGATCCTCTGGTCACCACAATAGCACTATCCGGGCCCTGGACATTGTGAGCTCTCCAGGAGCAGTGGGCTTTGAGGATGCTCCTAAACTGGAGCCTTCAG GTTCCACCAGGAACTCCGGTTCAAGACCCTTACTCTGGGTGCTCCAACTGCTGGCCCTCACCCTAGTCCTGGGGGATGGTGTCTTGGTGGGTCTGagctgggcctgggcctgggcctag
- the Zp1 gene encoding zona pellucida sperm-binding protein 1 isoform X2: protein MAWGCFVVLLLLVAAPLRLGQHLHLKPGFQYSYDCGVQGMQLLVFPRPNQTIQFKVLDEFGNRFEVNNCSICYHWVISEAQKPAVFSADYKGCHVLEKVVGKQLVYENQLVSNIEVQTGPQGSITRDGVFRLHVRCIFNASDFLPIRASIFSPQPPAPVTRSGPLRLELRIATDKTFSSYYQGSDYPLVRLLQEPVYIEVRLLQRTDPGLALMLHQCWATPSASPFEQPQWPILSDGCPFKGDNYRTQMVAADRATLPFWSHYQRFTIATFTLLDSSSQNALRGQVYFFCSASACHPVGSETCSTTCDSEIARHRRSSGHHNSTIRALDIVSSPGAVGFEDAPKLEPSGSTRNSGSRPLLWVLQLLALTLVLGDGVLVGLSWAWAWA, encoded by the exons ATGGCCTGGGGTTGTTTTGTGGTCCTGCTTCTGCTGGTGGCAGCTCCCCTGAGATTGGGTCAGCATCTGCATCTCAAGCCTGGCTTTCAATACAGCTATGACTGTGGGGTACAGGGCATGCAGCTGCTGGTGTTCCCCAGGCCAAACCAGACTATCCAATTCAAGGTGCTGG ATGAATTTGGGAACCGGTTTGAGGTGAATAACTGCTCTATCTGCTACCACTGGGTGATCAGTGAGGCCCAGAAGCCCGCAGTGTTCTCAGCTGATTACAAAGGTTGCCACGTGCTGGAGAAG GTGGTTGGTAAGCAGCTCGTCTATGAGAACCAGCTGGTGTCTAACATAGAGGTCCAAACGGGACCGCAGGGTTCCATCACTCGGGATGGTGTCTTCCG GCTTCATGTTCGCTGTATCTTCAATGCTAGTGATTTCCTGCCCATCCGGGCATCTATCTTCTCACCACAACCACCTGCCCCTGTGACCCGGTCTGGACCCCTGAGGCTGGAGCTGAGGATTGCCACGG ATAAGACTTTCAGCTCCTACTACCAGGGGAGTGACTATCCCCTTGTGAGACTGCTCCAGGAACCAGTTTACATAGAGGTCCGTCTCCTGCAGAGAACTGATCCTGGTCTGGCTCTCATGCTTCATCAGTGCTGGGCCACACCCTCTGCCAGCCCCTTTGAGCAGCCCCAATGGCCCATTCTGTCAGATGG GTGTCCTTTCAAGGGTGACAACTACAGAACACAAATGGTGGCTGCAGACAGGGCAACGCTGCCCTTCTGGTCTCACTATCAGCGCTTCACCATTGCCACCTTCACTCTCCTTGACTCCAGCTCCCAGAATGCCCTTCGGGGACAG GTCTATTTCTTCTGTAGTGCCTCTGCCTGCCACCCTGTGGGGTCCGAGACGTGCTCTACCACATGTGATTCTGAGATAGCAA GGCATCGACGATCCTCTGGTCACCACAATAGCACTATCCGGGCCCTGGACATTGTGAGCTCTCCAGGAGCAGTGGGCTTTGAGGATGCTCCTAAACTGGAGCCTTCAG GTTCCACCAGGAACTCCGGTTCAAGACCCTTACTCTGGGTGCTCCAACTGCTGGCCCTCACCCTAGTCCTGGGGGATGGTGTCTTGGTGGGTCTGagctgggcctgggcctgggcctag
- the Ptgdr2 gene encoding prostaglandin D2 receptor 2 isoform X1, with protein MANITLKPLCPLLEEMVQLPNHSNSSLRYIDHVSVLLHGLASLLGLVENGLILFVVGCRMRQTVVTTWVLHLALSDLLAAASLPFFTYFLAVGHSWELGTTFCKLHSSVFFLNMFASGFLLSAISLDRCLQVVRPVWAQNHRTVAAAHRVCLMLWALAVLNTVPYFVFRDTIPRRDGRIMCYYNMLLLNPGSDRDTTCDYRQKALAVSKFLLAFMVPLAIIASSHVAVSLQLHHRGRQRTGRFVRLVAAIVVAFILCWGPYHIFSLLEARAHSVTTLRQLASRGLPFVTSLAFFNSVVNPLLYVLTCPDMLHKLRRSLLTVLESVLVEDSDLSTGPGKRCRRRHRRRASSTTTPASTLLLADRFPQLRPARLIGWMRRGSAELPRRVREQSQEKQGSLSCTLD; from the coding sequence ATGGCCAACATCACACTGAAGCCGCTCTGTCCACTCTTGGAGGAGATGGTCCAGCTTCCAAACCACAGCAACTCTAGCCTCCGCTATATTGACCACGTGTCGGTGCTGTTGCACGGGCTGGCCTCCCTGCTGGGCCTGGTGGAAAACGGACTCATCCTGTTTGTGGTGGGCTGTCGCATGCGCCAGACGGTGGTCACTACCTGGGTGCTGCACCTGGCGCTGTCCGACTTGTTAGccgctgcctctctgcctttcttcacCTACTTTCTGGCAGTGGGCCACTCGTGGGAACTGGGCACCACTTTCTGCAAGCTACATTCCTCGGTCTTCTTCCTCAACATGTTTGCCAGCGGCTTCCTGCTCAGCGCCATCAGCCTGGATCGCTGCCTGCAGGTGGTGAGGCCAGTGTGGGCACAGAACCACCGCACGGTGGCGGCCGCGCACAGAGTCTGCCTGATGCTCTGGGCTCTGGCGGTGCTCAACACAGTACCCTATTTCGTGTTCAGGGACACCATCCCGCGGCGTGATGGCCGCATCATGTGCTATTACAACATGCTGCTCTTGAATCCAGGGTCTGACCGCGACACCACGTGCGACTACCGTCAGAAGGCCCTGGCGGTCAGCAAGTTCCTGTTGGCCTTCATGGTACCTCTGGCCATCATCGCCTCGAGCCACGTGGCTGTGAGCCTACAACTGCATCACCGTGGTCGCCAGAGGACAGGCCGTTTCGTGCGTCTGGTGGCAGCCATAGTGGTGGCCTTCATACTCTGCTGGGGGCCCTACCACATCTTCAGTCTGTTGGAGGCGCGTGCCCATTCTGTCACCACGCTACGGCAGCTCGCGTCACGTGGGCTGCCCTTTGTCACCAGCCTGGCCTTCTTCAACAGCGTGGTCAACCCACTACTCTATGTGCTCACTTGTCCCGACATGTTGCACAAGCTGAGGCGCTCGCTACTCACGGTGCTTGAAAGCGTGCTGGTGGAGGACAGCGACCTGAGTACTGGGCCCGGCAAGCGCTGTCGCCGCCGCCATCGCCGCCGcgcctcctccaccaccaccccagccTCTACCTTACTGCTGGCTGACCGATTTCCCCAACTGCGTCCTGCTCGCTTAATCGGCTGGATGAGGCGTGGCAGTGCAGAGCTCCCACGGAGGGTCCGAGAGCAGTCCCAGGAGAAGCAGGGCTCATTGAGCTGTACTTTGGATTAG
- the Ccdc86 gene encoding coiled-coil domain-containing protein 86 codes for MGTPLRRSRRLEGLNPLSLENLPDPEVSRAKRALVDFKSNPEETRELESPRVPPLDLVSPQPQPETSPESPCPKQDAGFGSPQRQPEPHPGSLQLHQDLGLDSPAGQTESNPESPQREQSSKLSPTQDSEVAHAKEEVIPRSPEPCPGQQAPGPEPSQPAQELAFQAPSSPERQLEPSKLPPAGESVTGSLDLKKRVIASPQAPASKKLKEELPVIPKGKPKSGRVWKDRSKKRFSQMVQDKPLRTSWQRKMKERQERKLAKDFARHLEEEKQRRRQEKKERRAENLRRRLENERKAEIVQVIRNPAKLKKAKKKQLRSIQKRDTLALLQKQPPQRPVAKV; via the exons ATGGGTACGCCGCTGAGGCGCAGCCGGCGGCTGGAAGGCCTAAACCCTCTGTCTCTGGAGAACCTTCCTGACCCCGAAGTCTCTCGGGCCAAACGGGCTCTTGTAGATTTCAAGTCGAACCCAGAAGAAACAAGAGAGCTCGAGTCTCCGAGAGTTCCGCCACTGGACCTTGTGTCTCCCCAACCTCAGCCGGAGACTAGCCCCGAATCACCCTGTCCTAAACAGGATGCAGGCTTTGGGTCCCCACAAAGGCAACCAGAGCCTCACCCTGGGTCCCTTCAACTTCATCAAGATCTGGGCCTGGATTCACCTGCAGGACAGACAGAGTCGAATCCGGAATCCCCGCAACGAGAGCAGTCATCCAAATTATCTCCCACACAGGACTCTGAGGTAGCCCACGCTAAGGAGGAGGTGATCCCAAGATCTCCCGAGCCTTGCCCGGGTCAGCAAGCACCGGGTCCCGAGCCCTCCCAGCCAGCACAGGAGCTGGCATTCCAGGCACCTAGCTCCCCAGAGCGCCAGCTGGAGCCAAGCAAGCTACCTCCGGCTGGAGAGTCAGTGACCGGAAGTCTCGACCTAAAGAAGCGAGTTATAGCTTCTCCCCAGGCCCCAGCGTCCAAGAAACtgaaggaggagcttcctgtaaTTCCGAAGGGGAAGCCCAAATCCGGGCGTGTGTGGAAAGACCGCTCCAAGAAGAG GTTCTCCCAGATGGTTCAGGACAAGCCCCTGCGTACCTCCTGGCAGAGGAAGATGAAGGAGCGACAGGAGAGGAAGCTGGCTAAGGACTTCGCCCGGCAcctggaggaggagaaacagaggcGCCGGCAG GAGAAGAAAGAACGCCGAGCTGAGAACCTCAGACGCCGTCTAGAAAACGAACGCAAAGCTGAGATTGTCCAAGTG ATCCGGAACCCTGCCAAGCTCAAGAAAGCAAAGAAGAAGCAGTTGCGCTCCATTCAAAAGAGAGACACCCTGGCCTTGCTCCAGAAACAGCCACCCCAGAGGCCTGTAGCCAAGGTCTGA